The DNA sequence CGACGGCAAGTCGATCGCGGACGTCGCCCGGATGCAGGTCTCGGACCTGGCCGCATGGGTCGACGGGCTCGACGCGCCGAACGCCGGCCCGCTCCTGGAGGCGCTGCGCGGCACACTGTCCGCCTTCGTCGAGCTGGGCCTCGGGTACCTCTCGCTCGACCGCCCCTCCGGGTCACTGAGCGGAGGAGAGGCGCAGCGCATCAAGTTGCTGCGCCACCTCGGCTCGGCGCTGACCGACGTCACCTACGTGTTCGACGAGCCCACCATCGGCCTGCACCCGCACGACATCCAGCGCATGAACGGGCTGCTGACGCGGCTGCGCGACAAGGGCAACACGGTGCTGGTCGTCGAGCACAAGCCCGAGACGATCGCGATCGCCGACCACGTGGTCGACATGGGCCCCGGCGCCGGGACGGGCGGCGGGCAGGTGTGCTTCGAGGGCACCGTCGAGGGGCTGCGCGCCTCAGACACCCTGACGGGCCGTCATCTGGACGATCGCGCCCGCCTCAAGGACGCGGTGCGCGCCCCGCGCGGCGCCATCGAGGTCCGCGGCGCGTCGGCCAACAACCTGCGCGGCGTGGACGTCGACGTGCCGCTCGGCGTGCTGACCGTCGTCACGGGCGTGGCGGGCTCGGGCAAGAGCTCGCTCATCCACGGGTCGGTCGCGGGCCGTGACGGCGTCGTCGTCATCGACCAGGGCGCCATCGGCGGGTCGCGGCGCTCCAACCCGGCGACCTACACCGGCCTGCTCGAGCCGATCCGCAAGGCGTTCGCCAAGGCCAACGGCGTCAAGCCGGCGCTGTTCAGCGCGAACTCCGAGGGCGCGTGCCCCACGTGCAAGGGCAACGGCGTCATCTACACCGAGCTGGGCTTCATGGAGACGGTCTCCACGCCGTGCGAGGACTGCGGCGGGCGCCGGTTCATGGCCTCGGTGCTGGAGTACAGGCTGGGCGGCAAGGACATCGCCGAGGTGCTTGAGCTGCCCGTCGCGCAGGCGGAGGCGTTCTTCGCCAAGGACGGCCCGGCGCCGCTGCCGGCCGCGCACGCCATCCTCGACCGGCTCGCGGGCGTGGGGCTCGGGTATGTGACCCTCGGCCAGCCGCTGACGACGCTGTCCGGCGGGGAGCGCCAGCGCATCAAGCTCGCCGCGCAGATGGCTGAGAGGGGTGGCGTGTACGTCCTGGACGAGCCGACGACGGGCCTGCACCTGGCCGACGTCGAGAACCTGCTGCGCCTGCTCGACCGGCTCGTGGACTCGGGGCGGTCGGTCATCGTCATCGAGCACCACCAGGCCGTCATGGCGCACGCCGACTGGATCATCGACCTGGGGCCCGGCGCCGGGCACGACGGCGGACGCGTGGTGTTCGAGGGCACGCCCGCCGACCTGGTCGCGGCGCGCTCGACGCTCACGGGGGAGCACCTGGCGCAGTACGTCGGGGCGTGATCAGGGCCGAGCGCTGATGTCACTGATCGTTGACATCGGAAGGAATGTCACTTAGCGTTGACATTCGTCCCGATGTCAGCGACCGCAGACATCATCCGGAGCCCGGGGGAGAGCGGTGATCGTCACCAACGCCGAACAGCTCGGCGCCCTGCTGCGCCGGGCGCGCAAGGAGCGCGGCCTGACCCAGGCGCAGGTCGCCGCGACCGCGCGCGTCTCGCGTCAGTGGGTCGTCGCCGCCGAGGCCGGCGCGCCGACGGCACGGCTCGACCTCACGCTCGACGTGCTGCGCGCCGTCGGGCTCGTCGTCGACGTCGTGCCCGACGAGCCTGACGACGCGATCGAGACCGTCCTGGGCCGTGCCCGTGGGTGACCGCCTCGACGTATGGCTCGACGGCAGGCACGCCGGCTCCCTGGAGCGCGCGCGTGGCGGCGCGGTGTCGTTCGCCTACGCCGCGGCCTTCCAGGAGCTGCGCGTCGCGCCGTCGCTGTCGGTCAGCATGCCGCGCCACGCGACCCACCACGGCCCGCAGGTCGTCGAGCCGTGGATCGACAACCTGCTGCCCGACAGCGACACCGTCCGCGCGCGGTGGGCCGCCCGCTTCGGCGAGCGGCGGCCCACCGCGTTCGCCCTGCTGCGCCACATGGGCGCCGACTGCGCCGGCGCCGTGCAGATCCTGCCCGAAGGCTCCGCGCCCGCCGACGACGCCGGAGCGCAGCCGCTGACTGACGCCCAGATCGCGGCCCACCTGCGCGAGCTGCGCCGCGACGACAGCGCGTGGGCGTTCGAGAGCCACGGGGGACGCTTCTCGCTCGGCGGCCAGCAGGGCAAGTTCGCCCTCGCCCGCGACGTCGACGGCGCGTGGACCCAGCCCACCGGCCGCACCCCCAGCACCCACATCCTCAAGATCGGCGTCGGCGGGCTCGACCACTCCGACGCCGCCGAGCTCGTCACCATGCGCGCCGCCCGCGCGCTCGGCCTCGCCGTCGCCCGCGTCGAGGCCGCCTGGTTCGAGGACCAACCCGCCGTCGTCGTCGAGCGGTTCGACCGGCTGGCCGGGGCGGACGGGCGGGTGCGGCGCCTGCACCAGGAGGACCTGTGCCAGGCGCTGGGCCTGTGGCGCGCAGCCAAGTACGAGGCCGACGGCGGACCCGGCGTGCGCGTCATCGCCGATGCCGTCGCACGCGCCGCCGACCCGCGCGACCTGGCCGCCTCGCGCGACGACCTCGCCCGCGCCGTCATCCTCAACTGGGTCGTGGCCGGCACCGACGCGCACGCCAAGAACCTCGCGCTGCTGCACGTCGGCGCCCGCACCGTGCTCGCACCGCAGTACGACCTGGTCAGCGCCGCGCTCCTGTGGCCGCCCGAGGAGGTCTGGCACCGCGGCAGGCTCGCCATGCGGCTGGGCGGGGAGTACCGTCTGCGCGGCGTCGGCACCAGGCACGTCGCGCGCGCCGCCCAGGACCTCGGCGTCGAGCCCGAGTGGCTGGCGGACGTCGCCGCGCAGTACGCGAGCGCGTTCCCCGACGCCGTGCGCGACGTCGTCGCGCAGCACCGGCGCCTCATCGACGCCGCGACCGCGCGGCAGTTCGTCGACGGCGCCGCCGCGCGCTGCGCGGACGTGCTGCGGGCGCTCGGGCAGCGTCAGGCCGCGAGCGCCGCCGACCGACCGGGTGACGCCGTCTGGATTCCCGCGCACGAGCGCGACGGTCGTCGCGTCGAGGGACACTGGCGGTCGCGTCCCGGCCGGCGGGCGCGCAGCGTGTAGTCCGGTCGGTCACCAGGGCTCAGGAGACGGGACGGGGGAGTGCGATGCGCGACGCGCAGCGCGTCGCGGCCTACGGGGTCGCGGTGCGCCAGGGCTCGGTGCTGCTCACACGGGCGAGCGGCCGTTCGAGCACGCCTGGCCTGTGGTGCCTGCCCGGCGGCGGCGTCGAGCACGGCGAGGATCCTCGCGACACCGTGCGACGTGAGGTCGCCGAGGAGACGGGCCTGCGCGTCGCCGTGGGCATGGACCCCTGGGTCCTGAGCGACGTCGTCGACCTGCCCGGGGAGGGGACCCGCCTGCACACGGTGCGCGTCGTCTATCCGGTCACCGTGATCGGTGGAGACGTGCGGGACGAGGAGGCAGGCAGCACCGACCACGCGGAGTGGACGCCGCTCGACCAGGCGCTCACGCGTGACCCGATGGCGCCGTTCACCACGCGGATGGTCAAGCGCGCGCTGGCCGCCCAGAACAACGCCGGGGCCGCGCGCCCGATCCGCAACGTGGCCGTCGGGCTCGTCGTCCGCGACGGACACGTGCTCGCCGAGGAGTACCCGCGGATCGACGGCCATCACCGCTTCCTGCGCGCGATCGGCGGCGGGATCGCGTTCGGGGAGCGAGCGGCAGACGCGGTCGTTCGCGAGTTCCACGAGGAGCTGGGCGTCGCGGTCACGCACGTGCGGCTGCTCGACGTCACGGAGAACCTGTTCGAGATCGTGGGGGAGCCGGGTCACGAGGTCGTGCACATCTTCGCAGTGGCGTCGCCGCAGCTCGACGCCCTTCCGCTCGACGGTGCCCTGCCCGTCCGGGACGCGGACTCCTTTGTCGGCTGGCACCCGATTGAGAGGGTCCTGGCGGACGACCCACCGCTCTACCCGGTGGGAGCCGCCCGCCTCGCCGCGGCGCTCCACGACGACACGCGCTAGACCAGGCGGGCGTAGCAGAGGTCGGATCGGATGGTGGAGCGCGTGAGGCCTTGCTTCGCGTACCACTGCGCCGCGCGGGTGTCGATGGCTTCGGCGACGAGCGCGCGTGCGCCGATGACCTGCGCGGCGATAGTGGCGTTCGACAGGGCGTCGGCGAGCAGGTCTCGTCCGACGCCGAGCCTGCGGGCGTCGAGCGAGGTGGCCAGGCGCCCCAGGAGGACCACTGAGATCGGATCGGGTGCGTTGCGCTTGAGCCATCCGCCGCCAGCCTCGGCGTGCGAGACGGCCCACGCGGCCAGCGAGTAGTACCCGGCGATCTGGCCGGTGTCCTCGTCGATGGTGACGAAGGTGCGTGAGTCGCCGGACCTCTCGTTGCGCAGTGCGCGGGTGGCGAGCCAGGCGTTCATGGTCTCGTTGCCGCAGTCGAACTCTTCGACCCGGTCGCGGTCATGAAGCGCTCGAGGCCTGCCTGGGGTCATGCGCGCCGCTGACCCCATGCGGCGGCGTGTGTGCGCAGCGCGGCCAGGCGCTCGTCGTCGGGCTTGTCGAGGATCGCGACGAACTCGTCCCACGCCTGACGGCCCAGGCGGATCGTGCGCGCTTCGAGCAGGTCGTGCCGCGCGGCGGGAACGACCTTGGACAACACGTAGTCGGTGAGACTGACGCCGTTGATCGCGGCGGCCTCGTCGAGCAGCGCCCTGGCCTCACGGCTCATGCGCAGGTCGAAGCGAGCCTCGCGGGGGGCCTCTGCTGTCGTGGACATGACGCCAGTGTACGGACGCTTTCCGTACACGTCGAGCGCTCGGGGCATGCGCCTCAAGTCGGATGGCAAGCGGCCAGGGCCTCGGGGTTCGGCGTTGCTGCGGCAGCTCACCGCCTGTTGCGACGCACGCGCCGCTGTGTCGGGGTGGCCGGAGTGGTTGGGGTCTTGGGCGCATCTCCGTGACTCCGAACGGTAAGGCGCAACGTGGAGGTGCGCGCCGCCCTCGTGGCCGCAGGCGCAGATCCCTGTCGTGCGCATCGCCGCCATCCGGCAGGAGACACAGAGGCGCCCGTCGGGCCAGGTCACGGACAGCTGGTAGTGGCCGACGACGCACCTCTGAGACGAGTCCTCTCATCTGTTTCGACTCGTCCTAGTCGCACACCGATAATGCGCATTATGTCATCTAGAAGACGAGAGGCACCGCGACGGCCGCTCCCCATCGCCCTGAGGCGGTCGTGACGCCTCCATGAGCCTGACGCCATCGATGCCTTCCCTTGCCGCCGTCCCCGCCCGACAGGCGGCCCCGCGGGTCGGCGCTGGCGCGGTGACCTCCTGGTCGCCACGGCAGGCCACGGCCAGGTCGCGTCGCGGGCCACGTGCCGGCCGACGCTCATGGCTTGCCTCGACGGACGTCGCGCGCCCGGCGCGTTCGACCCGACTGAGCCCTGGCGAGTCGCCCCCATCGCCTCGCCGTCGAAGCCCCCAAGGCCTGGTGAACTGCGGCGCGGGCGCTGTGCGCGGTGGGCGATCGCCGTCGTCTCCGACCGACCGCTGGCGGGCCCGGAGCC is a window from the Xylanimonas ulmi genome containing:
- a CDS encoding helix-turn-helix domain-containing protein, with the translated sequence MIVTNAEQLGALLRRARKERGLTQAQVAATARVSRQWVVAAEAGAPTARLDLTLDVLRAVGLVVDVVPDEPDDAIETVLGRARG
- a CDS encoding GNAT family N-acetyltransferase, which translates into the protein MNAWLATRALRNERSGDSRTFVTIDEDTGQIAGYYSLAAWAVSHAEAGGGWLKRNAPDPISVVLLGRLATSLDARRLGVGRDLLADALSNATIAAQVIGARALVAEAIDTRAAQWYAKQGLTRSTIRSDLCYARLV
- a CDS encoding DUF1778 domain-containing protein — encoded protein: MSTTAEAPREARFDLRMSREARALLDEAAAINGVSLTDYVLSKVVPAARHDLLEARTIRLGRQAWDEFVAILDKPDDERLAALRTHAAAWGQRRA
- a CDS encoding NUDIX domain-containing protein, which codes for MRDAQRVAAYGVAVRQGSVLLTRASGRSSTPGLWCLPGGGVEHGEDPRDTVRREVAEETGLRVAVGMDPWVLSDVVDLPGEGTRLHTVRVVYPVTVIGGDVRDEEAGSTDHAEWTPLDQALTRDPMAPFTTRMVKRALAAQNNAGAARPIRNVAVGLVVRDGHVLAEEYPRIDGHHRFLRAIGGGIAFGERAADAVVREFHEELGVAVTHVRLLDVTENLFEIVGEPGHEVVHIFAVASPQLDALPLDGALPVRDADSFVGWHPIERVLADDPPLYPVGAARLAAALHDDTR
- a CDS encoding ATP-binding cassette domain-containing protein, coding for MSAISADGHDVIRVQGARENNLQDVSVDLPKRRLTVFTGVSGSGKSSLVFDTVAAESRRLINETYSAFLQGFMPTLARPDVDVLEGLTTAIVVDQERLGANPRSTVGTVTDAHAILRVLYSKLGEPYVGPPTAFSFNVPTSTVSGMSAVEKGGRVEKTAVRARVYLGGMCPRCEGRGQVSDLDLSAIVDEERSLYGGAIQAPGYTPEGWMVKGFAESGFFDPDKPVREFTARERDDLLYKAATKVKIAGINMTYEGLIPKLRKSMFSKDPDQLQPHIRAFVERAATFGTCPECEGTRLSAGPRECRIDGKSIADVARMQVSDLAAWVDGLDAPNAGPLLEALRGTLSAFVELGLGYLSLDRPSGSLSGGEAQRIKLLRHLGSALTDVTYVFDEPTIGLHPHDIQRMNGLLTRLRDKGNTVLVVEHKPETIAIADHVVDMGPGAGTGGGQVCFEGTVEGLRASDTLTGRHLDDRARLKDAVRAPRGAIEVRGASANNLRGVDVDVPLGVLTVVTGVAGSGKSSLIHGSVAGRDGVVVIDQGAIGGSRRSNPATYTGLLEPIRKAFAKANGVKPALFSANSEGACPTCKGNGVIYTELGFMETVSTPCEDCGGRRFMASVLEYRLGGKDIAEVLELPVAQAEAFFAKDGPAPLPAAHAILDRLAGVGLGYVTLGQPLTTLSGGERQRIKLAAQMAERGGVYVLDEPTTGLHLADVENLLRLLDRLVDSGRSVIVIEHHQAVMAHADWIIDLGPGAGHDGGRVVFEGTPADLVAARSTLTGEHLAQYVGA
- a CDS encoding type II toxin-antitoxin system HipA family toxin produces the protein MPVGDRLDVWLDGRHAGSLERARGGAVSFAYAAAFQELRVAPSLSVSMPRHATHHGPQVVEPWIDNLLPDSDTVRARWAARFGERRPTAFALLRHMGADCAGAVQILPEGSAPADDAGAQPLTDAQIAAHLRELRRDDSAWAFESHGGRFSLGGQQGKFALARDVDGAWTQPTGRTPSTHILKIGVGGLDHSDAAELVTMRAARALGLAVARVEAAWFEDQPAVVVERFDRLAGADGRVRRLHQEDLCQALGLWRAAKYEADGGPGVRVIADAVARAADPRDLAASRDDLARAVILNWVVAGTDAHAKNLALLHVGARTVLAPQYDLVSAALLWPPEEVWHRGRLAMRLGGEYRLRGVGTRHVARAAQDLGVEPEWLADVAAQYASAFPDAVRDVVAQHRRLIDAATARQFVDGAAARCADVLRALGQRQAASAADRPGDAVWIPAHERDGRRVEGHWRSRPGRRARSV